A window of the Microtus ochrogaster isolate Prairie Vole_2 unplaced genomic scaffold, MicOch1.0 UNK62, whole genome shotgun sequence genome harbors these coding sequences:
- the Cct7 gene encoding T-complex protein 1 subunit eta, with product MMPTPVILLKEGTDSSQGIPQLVSNISACQVIAEAVRTTLGPRGMDKLIVDGRGKATISNDGATILKLLDVVHPAAKTLVDIAKSQDAEVGDGTTSVTLLAAEFLKQVKPYVEEGLHPQIIIRAFRTATQLAVNKIKEIAVTVKKQDKVEQRKMLEKCAMTALSSKLIAQQKFFFAKMVVDAVMMLDELLQLKMIGIKKVQGGALEESQLVAGVAFKKTFSYAGFEMQPKKYKNPKIALLNVELELKAEKDNAEIRVHTVEDYQAIVDAEWNILYDKLEKIHQSGAKVILSKLPIGDVATQYFADRDMFCAGRVPEEDLKRTMMACGGSIQTSVNALIPDVLGHCQVFEETQIGGERYNFFTGCPKAKTCTIILRGGAEQFMEETERSLHDAIMIVRRAIKNDSVVAGGGAIEMELSKYLRDYSRTIPGKQQLLIGAYAKALEIIPRQLCDNAGFDATNILNKLRARHAQGGMWYGVDVNNEDIADNFQAFVWEPAMVRINALTAASEAACLIVSVDETIKNPRSTVDAPPPAGRGRGQGRLH from the exons ATGATG CCCACACCAGTTATCCTATTGAAAGAGGGGACTGATAGCTCCCAAGGCATCCCTCAGCTTGTGAGTAACATCAGTGCCTGCCAGGTGATTGCTGAGGCTGTAAGAACCACACTGGGTCCCCGTGGCATGGACAAGCTTATTGTGGATGGTCGAG GTAAAGCAACAATTTCAAATGATGGGGCCACAATTCTGAAACTCCTTGATGTTGTCCATCCTGCAGCAAAGACTTTAGTGGATATTGCCAAATCCCAAGATGCTGAG GTTGGTGATGGCACCACCTCAGTGACCCTGCTGGCCGCCGAGTTCCTGAAGCAGGTGAAGCCCTATGTGGAGGAAGGTTTACACCCGCAGATCATCATCCGAGCTTTCCGCACGGCCACCCAGTTG GCTGTTAACAAAATCAAAGAGATTGCCGTGACTGTGAAGAAGCAGGATAAAGT agagcagaggaagatGCTGGAGAAGTGTGCAATGACAGCCCTGAGCTCCAAGCTGATCGCTCAGCAGAAGTTCTTCTTCGCCAAGATGGTGGTTGATGCTGTGATGATGCTTGATGAGTTGCTGCAGCTTAAAATGATTGGCATCAAGAAAGTACAGGGTGGAGCCCTAGAG GAATCTCAGCTGGTGGCTGGTGTTGCATTCAAGAAGACTTTCTCTTATGCTGGGTTTGAAATGCAGCCCAAAAAGTATAAGAACCCCAAGATTGCCCTCTTGAATGTTGAGCTCGAgttgaaagcagagaaagataatGCTGAAATCAGAGTCCACACGGTGGAG GATTACCAGGCAATTGTTGATGCTGAGTGGAACATTCTCTATGACAAGTTAGAGAAGATCCATCAGTCTGGAGCCAAAGTCATCTTGTCCAAACTCCCCATTGGGGATGTGGCCACCCAGTACTTTGCTGATAGGGACATGTTCTGTGCTGGCCGTGTGCCTGAGGAGGATCTGAAGAGAACAATGATG GCCTGTGGAGGCTCAATCCAGACCAGTGTGAATGCTTTGATACCAGATGTGCTGGGCCACTGCCAGGTGTTTgaagagacccaaattggaggcGAGAG GTATAATTTCTTCACTGGCTGCCCTAAGGCCAAGACATGTACCATCATCCTCCGTGGTGGCGCTGAGCAGTTTATGGAAGAGACAGAACGGTCCCTGCATGATGCTATCATGATTGTGAGGAGGGCCATCAAG AATGACTCTGTGGTGGCTGGTGGTGGAGCCATCGAGATGGAGCTCTCCAAATATCTGCGGGATTACTCAAGGACCATTCCAGGGAAACAGCAGCTGTTGATTGGGGCATATGCCAAGGCCCTGGAAATTATTCCTCGACAGCTATGTGACAATGCTGGCTTTGATGCCACGAACATCCTTAACAAGCTGCGGGCTCGGCATGCACAG GGGGGCATGTGGTATGGGGTAGACGTCAACAACGAGGACATCGCCGACAACTTCCAGGCCTTTGTGTGGGAGCCGGCCATGGTGCGCATCAACGCCCTGACAGCAGCTTCTGAGGCTGCATGCCTGATTGTATCCGTGGATGAGACTATCAAGAATCCCCGCTCCACTGTGGATGCTCCCCCACCGGCTGGCCGGGGTCGAGGCCAAGGACGCCTCCATTAA
- the Smyd5 gene encoding SET and MYND domain-containing protein 5: MAASMCDVFSFCVGVAGGARGAVEVRFVSSAKGKGLFATQLIRKGETIFIERPLVASQFLWNALYQYRACDHCLRALEKAEENAQRLTGKPGQVLPHPELCSVRKDLHQNCPHCQVMYCSAECRLAAAEQYHRILCPGPSQDDPRHPLNRLQEAWRSVHYPPETASIMLMARMVATVKQAKDKDHWVRLFSQFCSKTANEEEEIVHKLLGDKFKGQLELLRSLFTEALYEETLSQWFTPDGFRSLFALVGTNGQGIGTSSLSQWVHACDALELKPQDREQLDTFIDQLYKDIEAATGEFLNCEGSGLFVLQSCCNHSCVPNAETSFPENNFLLHVTALEDIKPGEEICISYLDCCQRERSRHSRHKILRENYLFICSCPKCLAEADDPNVTSEEEEEEDEEGEPEDAELGDEMTDV; this comes from the exons GGAAAGGGGCTGTTCGCCACACAGCTGATCCGGAAGGGAGAGACCATCTTCATTGAAAGGCCCCTGGTGGCTTCACAGTTTCTCTGGAATGCACTTTATCAGTATCGAG CCTGTGACCACTGTCTTCGGGcactggagaaggcagaggagaatgCCCAGAGGCTGACTGGGAAACCAGGCCAGGTTCTCCCACACCCAGAGCTGTGCAGTGTGCGCAAGGACCTCCACCAGAACTGCCCCCACTGCCAG GTGATGTACTGCAGTGCAGAGTGTCGGCTGGCAGCTGCGGAGCAATACCACCGCATCCTGTGCCCAGGCCCATCCCAGGACGACCCCCGGCACCCCCTCAATAGGCTGCAGGAGGCATGGAG gagTGTTCACTATCCTCCAGAGACAGCAAGTATAATGCTGATGGCTCGGATGGTGGCCACAGTGAAACAG GCCAAGGACAAGGACCACTGGGTCAGGCTTTTTTCCCAGTTCTGCAGCAAAACAGCcaatgaggaggaggaaattgTCCACAAACTCCTAGGGGACAAATTCAAG GGCCAGCTGGAACTTCTGCGTAGCCTTTTCACAGAGGCCCTTTATGAGGAGACCCTCAGCCAG TGGTTCACGCCAGATGGATTCCGGTCTCTCTTTGCCCTTGTTGGGACCAATGGTCAAGGGATTGGAACCAG CTCCCTCAGCCAgtgggtgcatgcctgtgatgcTCTGGAGCTGAAGCCGCAGGACCGGGAGCAGCTGGACACCTTCATTGACCAGTTGTACAAGGACATCGAGGCAG CAACCGGCGAGTTCCTGAACTGTGAAGGGTCTGGCCTCTTTGTGCTTCAGAGCTGCT GCAACCACAGTTGTGTCCCCAATGCAGAGACTTCCTTCCCAGAAAACAACTTCCTTTTGCATGTTACCGCTTTGGAGGACATTAAACCAGGCGAG GAAATCTGTATCAGCTACTTAGATTGCTGTCAGCGGGAGCGCAGCCGCCACAGCCGCCACAAGATCCTCAG GGAGAACTACTTGTTCATCTGTTCCTGTCCCAAATGCCTGGCAGAGGCCGATGACCCTAATGTGAcctcagaagaagaggaggaagaagatgaggaaggagagcCTGAAGATGCAGAGCTAGGGGATGAGATGACTGATGTGTGA
- the Pradc1 gene encoding protease-associated domain-containing protein 1 yields MSRGAAGWCCLVLWLPACVAAHGLRIHDYLYFQVLSPGDIRYIFTATPAKDFGGIFHTRYEQIHLVPAEPPEACGELSNGFFIQDQIALVERGGCSFLSKTRVVQEHGGRAVIISDNAVDNDSFYVEMIQDSTQRTADIPALFLLGRDGYMIRRSLEQHGLPWAIISIPVNVTSIPTFELLQPPWTFW; encoded by the exons ATGAGCCGTGGTGCCGCGGGCTGGTGCTGTCTTGTGCTCTGGCTGCCCGCGTGCGTCGCGGCCCACG GCTTACGCATCCATGACTACTTATATTTCCAAGTGCTGAGTCCTGGGGACATTCGCTATATCTTCACAGCCACGCCTGCCAAGGACTTTGGTGGTATATTT CACACACGGTATGAGCAGATTCACCTTGTCCCTGCCGAACCTCCAGAGGCCTGTGGGGAACTCAGCAACGGCTTCTTCATCCAGGACCAGATTGCTCTGGTGGAAAGGGG GGGCTGCTCCTTCCTCTCCAAGACCAGGGTGGTTCAGGAGCATGGTGGGCGGGCTGTGATCATCTCGGACAATGCAGTTGACAATGACAGTTTCTACGTGGAGATGATCCAGGATAGTACTCAACGCACAGCTGACATTCCTGCCCTCTTCCTGCTCGGCCGAGATGG CTACATGATCCGCCGCTCTCTGGAACAGCATGGGCTGCCATGGGCCATCATCTCTATCCCAGTCAATGTCACGAGTATCCCCACTTTTGAGCTGCTGCAACCTCCCTGGACTTTCTGGTAG